One genomic window of Solanum dulcamara chromosome 12, daSolDulc1.2, whole genome shotgun sequence includes the following:
- the LOC129877431 gene encoding zeatin O-glucosyltransferase-like, which yields MATKYEVVVVIVPFPAQGHLNQLLHFSSLISSYKNIQVHYVGTKIHTRQAKIRAHGLLNPNSSNNIIHFHEFSTPSFPSPPPNPNSNIKFPSHLQPSFESSYHLRSPVASLLRSLSSISRRVVVVHDSLMAYVVQDFTSLPNVESYNFHSVSAFTIFLFLWESMGKPFPIEAEILDNLPSLQGCFTSEFMDFMASQRKYSKYDSGNIYNTSRVIEGKFMNLLEKEPIKRNKTQWAIGPFNPVKIISNNNLSIGQYQRHKCLSWLDKQSPKSIIFISFGTTTSLKDEQIKELCIGLEKSGIKFIWALRDADKGDIFSGELRKIELPKGYEERIIVQNKGIIVRDWAPQLEILGHLSIGAFMSHCGWNSCAESLSLGVPIIAWPMHSDQPRNSILITKFLKVGINILHNWERSINEVVKSNIIEHVIVTLMLNNIEGNEIRRRAAELGAAIRRSVVEGGVTRKELESFIAHITR from the exons ATGGCAACCAAATATGAAgtagttgttgttattgtgCCATTTCCAGCACAAggtcatctcaatcaactcctTCATTTTTCATCTCTTATTTCTTCTTACAAAAATATTCAAGTCCATTATGTTGGTACAAAAATTCATACTAGACAAGCCAAAATTAGAGCTCATGGTTTATTAAACCCTAATTCTTCCAATAATATTATTCATTTCCATGAATTTTCAACACCTTCATTTCCATCACCACCACCTAATCCTAATTCAAATATCAAATTTCCTTCACACCTTCAACCTTCATTTGAATCATCCTATCATCTTCGAAGCCCCGTGGCTTCACTTCTACGATCTTTATCGTCTATTTCACGTCGAGTTGTTGTTGTTCATGATTCTTTAATGGCTTATGTTGTTCAAGATTTCACTTCATTACCAAATGTTGAGTCCTATAACTTTCATAGTGTTTCTGCTTTTACTATCTTCTTGTTCTTATGGGAATCAATGGGAAAGCCTTTCCCTATTGAGGCTGAAATACTAGACAACTTACCATCTCTTCAAG GTTGTTTCACGTCAGAGTTCATGGATTTCATGGCTTCTCAAAGGAAGTACTCAAAATATGACTCTGGAAATATTTACAACACAAGTAGAGTTATCGAAGGAAAATTcatgaatttacttgaaaaagaaccaatcaaaagaaataaaacacaATGGGCTATAGGTCCATTTAATCCAGTGAAGATTATTAGCAACAACAATTTATCAATTGGTCAATATCAACGTCACAAATGTTTGTCATGGCTTGATAAACAATCTCCAAAATCCatcatttttatttcatttggtACAACAACTTCACTAAAAGATGAACAAATCAAAGAGCTTTGTATAGGGTTAGAAAAAAGTGGAATAAAGTTTATTTGGGCATTAAGAGATGCTGATAAAGGTGATATTTTCTCTGGAGAATTGAGAAAAATTGAACTTCCAAAAGGGTATGAAGAGAGGATAATAGTTCAAAATAAGGGAATAATAGTAAGAGATTGGGCACCACAATTGGAGATTTTAGGACATTTATCAATTGGTGCGTTTATGAGTCACTGTGGATGGAATTCGTGCGCGGAAAGTTTATCACTGGGAGTACCTATTATTGCATGGCCTATGCATTCTGATCAACCAAGAAATAGTATTTTAATAACTAAGTTTTTGAAAGTTGGTATAAATATTTTGCATAATTGGGAACGTAGTATAAATGAAGTggtgaaatcaaatattattgaaCATGTCATTGTGACACTAATGTTGAATAATATTGAAGGAAATGAAATTCGTCGGAGAGCGGCGGAATTAGGAGCGGCTATTCGGAGATCGGTGGTGGAAGGCGGCGTAACGAGGAAGGAATTGGAGTCTTTCATTGCTCACATCACTAGATAA